A region of the Clostridium estertheticum subsp. estertheticum genome:
GTGGTTTAATTCAGATGATGTATTTATGTCAGTAAAAGTATTAACTAATGGAGATATTGCTATAGGTTTTTTTAATCTAAGTGACACTCAAAGAGAATTATCATTACAGTTTTGGGACATAGGGATTCCTTATGCCTCGGGAATTTCGTTATCCATGTATGACTGCTGGCAGCACAAAGAAATAGGCGTCTTTAGAGAAAGATTTGCTCCTGTAGTACCGGCACATGATTGTGTGATAGTACGTGCAAAACTGGTGAAATAAGTGGTAAATAATAAAACGTGCCGAGAATGCGGAACAGCTTTAAAAGGTGATGATATAGCCATATATCTTAAATTGGTTACAAGAAATGCTGAAGACTTTTTATGTATAGATTGTCTTGGTGTGAAATTAGAATGCGGACGTGGACCGATTGAGGAACGGATAAAATATTTTAGAGAATCAGGGAATTGTACTTTGTTCCGTTAGTTATGAAGACCTAAACTAATATCAAGCTTATTACCCTTTGATGAAATTTTATAATTTCATCAAAGGGTAATAAGTTTTTTTGTCGAATATATTAAGTACTAACTCTTTTACTTAAAATTTTACATTTTAGGGTAATCTTAATAAGTTTTAATATAAAATAATACCTAATTTGTATATGGGAGGGATATATTTAATGTTTAAAGTTTTATTAGCAGACGATGAACCCGCTGTAATACAGCTTTTAGAAAACCTAGTTGAATGGGAAACCTTAGGATATACTATATGTGGTACGGCATCAAATGGTGAAGATGCTTTAGAAATTCTAAAACAAAGTAATCCACATTTGGCTATTATAGATATACACATGCCAAGGATTAACGGGCTGCAGCTTTTACATCAGGCTTCTGAAATATTGTATTTAAGGACAAAATTTATTATTTTGAGTGCTTATAACGATTTTGAGTATGCTAAAACTGCCATGCGTTATGGTGTTAACGATTACATATTAAAGCCTATAGATGATGATGAATTGATTCCAGCTTTAAAAAAAGTAAGGAATCAAATTGATAATGAGATTGGTACTCTAGAATCAAAAGCAAATAAAATGAAATTTGTTGCAAGTAACTATATTAATAGAATCATAAAAGACGAGATCAGTGAAGAATTTATAGAAAGATGCAAACGCATACTAAGACTCGATGATAATAGTTCATTTAGATGTGCACTAGTGGAAATAAACCAGTTTGAAAAATGGATGAATGATCTTTCAAATATTGAGATTCAAAAGAAAAGGTTGTCGGTAAGAAAGGTAATTGAAGATGGGGTAGAAAGTAATCATGTGACCAATATATTCGATGATGATATTCATAGATTTGGAATAATCATTTCACATGACATGGTTATGCGGGAAGAACAATATCTTGAGAATTTGAAAATGGAAGTATGGAAAAACTGCCATTGCTCTGTTTCTGTGTCATTAAGTGAAGAAGCAAAGGGTACAGGTAATATAGGAAAACTATACAGGCAATCATTGATAGCACTTCAATACAGGCTTTTTCAGATGGATGGAGGGGTACTTTATTATGAGCGGTTTAAGAATACTCCATTGAATTATAATTTTTATGAATCCAATCCGGAAGAGTTGTTAGAAGATATAAAGTGTAATAACATTTCCGGAATCAATGATAAACTAAATAAGGTTTTTGGTGAATTTTATAAAAAAAAGTGTGCTCCTGAGGTTATTGAGAGTTATATAAAAAATATTGAATTTGAGATGGTAAAACATATACAAGATCATAATGGAAATGTAGATGAACTTATCACCAAATTGAAAAGCATAAGTACAAGCATTGGAAAAACACCTGTTGATTCATTAAGAGACGATTTTTATAAATTATTATTAGATACATCTGATTATTATAAGAGTATTAGCAGCAGAAGTTCGAAAGATATCATTGTTGAAATAAAAGATTTTGTACATCAAAATTATCA
Encoded here:
- a CDS encoding response regulator transcription factor codes for the protein MFKVLLADDEPAVIQLLENLVEWETLGYTICGTASNGEDALEILKQSNPHLAIIDIHMPRINGLQLLHQASEILYLRTKFIILSAYNDFEYAKTAMRYGVNDYILKPIDDDELIPALKKVRNQIDNEIGTLESKANKMKFVASNYINRIIKDEISEEFIERCKRILRLDDNSSFRCALVEINQFEKWMNDLSNIEIQKKRLSVRKVIEDGVESNHVTNIFDDDIHRFGIIISHDMVMREEQYLENLKMEVWKNCHCSVSVSLSEEAKGTGNIGKLYRQSLIALQYRLFQMDGGVLYYERFKNTPLNYNFYESNPEELLEDIKCNNISGINDKLNKVFGEFYKKKCAPEVIESYIKNIEFEMVKHIQDHNGNVDELITKLKSISTSIGKTPVDSLRDDFYKLLLDTSDYYKSISSRSSKDIIVEIKDFVHQNYQKDLKLQQVAKTYFVNPVYIGQVFTKTVGMHFNEYLHSIRIAEAKKLIRRTDMKISGIASMVGYSDSEYFANKFKAITGYLPSYYRKNSMM